Proteins from a genomic interval of Garra rufa chromosome 4, GarRuf1.0, whole genome shotgun sequence:
- the LOC141333065 gene encoding epidermal differentiation-specific protein-like: MSKIIVFSKEGFEGRTAEFKNSVHNLEEKGFNDVISSVKVIGAPWVAYYGKNFTGKQRVFEEGEYATLEDKEKFSSLRMITDDLDNPEITLFEHINYQGRKVTLHQETNLQEIDFSDIASSHKVKGGVWVLYERINRQGDQLVAFPGEEVPSYLPFCFNDVVSYVRPLLPKP; encoded by the coding sequence ATGAGCAAGATCATTGTTTTTAGCAAAGAAGGCTTTGAGGGCAGAACAGCTGAATTCAAGAACAGTGTCCACAACTTAGAAGAAAAGGGCTTCAATGACGTCATCTCGTCCGTAAAAGTCATCGGCGCACCATGGGTAGCATATTATGGGAAGAATTTCACTGGAAAGCAGCGGGTGTTTGAGGAAGGAGAGTATGCTACCCTTGAAGACAAAGAAAAGTTTTCTTCCCTCAGGATGATCACAGATGACCTGGACAACCCTGAGATCACGTTGTTTGAGCACATCAACTATCAAGGAAGGAAAGTGACCCTACACCAAGAAACCAATCTTCAAGAAATCGATTTCAGCGACATCGCTTCCTCCCACAAAGTGAAAGGTGGTGTCTGGGTCCTCTACGAGCGCATCAATCGTCAGGGTGACCAGCTTGTGGCTTTCCCTGGGGAAGAAGTTCCCAGCTATTTGCCGTTCTGCTTCAATGATGTGGTCAGCTATGTGCGTCCCTTGCTGCCGAAGCCATAG